AACCCGATTATGGTGAACCGCTCCCGACCACGACCGCCGCCCCTCTCCTCCCCGCGAAGGTTGTCGAGAACGGGAGTGCCGCCTCGATGCAGGTGCCGGTCATCCTCCAGAAGATCGAGGTCGACCGGGGCGGGCCGTTCTTTTATGAGGAGATGATCGAAGAGGGGGCGATGGTGAACGTCTCGGTCGAGGTCGTGCCCGGGAAAGGGCGGGTGCTCGTCCAGACGACGCCCCTGATGGGGATCGTCTTTCAGGACGCCGCGAACCTCGCGGTCGTCGTCGCCGCCAACCGATCCCGTGCGGATCTGACGCGGAGCGACATTATCTTCAGCATCCAGGGGCCGGAGGACATTTCCGAGATCGACGGCCCCAGTGCGGGGGCGCTGATGGCCGTCCTCCTCCTCTCGGTGCTGGAGGATTTTGCGCTCAACGAGAGCGTGACCGTGACGGGAACCATCGACGAGGAGGGGAGGATCGGCCCGGTCGGCGGGGTTCTCGAGAAGGCCGAGGCTGCTCGCCGCGGAGGGAAGACGCTTCTCATCATCTCGGACGAGAACGACCGGATTATCGAGTACCGGGAGGATACCCGATCGTTCGGCGGACTGAGGG
This region of Methanoculleus horonobensis genomic DNA includes:
- a CDS encoding S16 family serine protease, whose amino-acid sequence is MVFGQHMRIREKTLTILLVLSLVANVFLLAVALMPADDFSPALSKPDYGEPLPTTTAAPLLPAKVVENGSAASMQVPVILQKIEVDRGGPFFYEEMIEEGAMVNVSVEVVPGKGRVLVQTTPLMGIVFQDAANLAVVVAANRSRADLTRSDIIFSIQGPEDISEIDGPSAGALMAVLLLSVLEDFALNESVTVTGTIDEEGRIGPVGGVLEKAEAARRGGKTLLIISDENDRIIEYREDTRSFGGLRVARQLPVMVDTKEYIEENLEIRVEYADTLDDLLVSLRAPAPGRAA